atGTACTCGAGTATTTCGTATTGAGATttataaaaagtatcgaataTGGTACAGATACTTGTAGTCCGttgttatttataatattcctctttttatttttatttcaaacattgcGAGATTTTCGACTTTACAAGACAGTgtgcattattattatatattatatactatatattacTGCAGAAAAATAGGTAGTAACTAATCTTAAGACGTGTCCAGATTCATGCGTTATCCATATCATTTACGAATCGCCATTTTCGTTTGAGAAGAGCCAGGATCATGATCGTAATCGCACGTTTATCTCCTGCCGAATCCTCCCAGTAGCCCCGACAGTCCTGAAAATCCGCTGCTTCCCAGGATTCCGCCGTCTCCATTTCCTTGACCTCCAAGTCCACCGATTCCACCTCCTGGTtgacctcctcctcctcctccttggCCACCTCCATTTCCCAAACCTCCGCCACCGTTTCCACCGTTATTGCCGCCATTCTGAGCTAAGGACGAGAAGATGAACGTCACGTCAAATTCTAGTGggaatttcattattatcactGAGATACGGTCAGTGCATCAAATAAATGCTCCTTCTGATACCTATATTCCAAGATTTGGCTGTCAGTCGATAATTAATCTGGTTCCTGGTTTTTATGAACACATCAAGAGCCGTTTCCGGTGTGCAGGTTATTATACAGATATTTGCTATTTTCGTTGTTTATAATAAACGTAAAATATACTCCCgggtacgaaatgaaaaccATTTTAGTAGCTATGAGCATAAAATGTAGTGTTACTGTATTTGCTATGTGACAATGGTCACTTGTACTATACTTTCTTATAGCTACTGCGATGATTTTACATCGGTGCGAAAACCATACACAAAACAGATTCAATATTGCAATAACCATAAAATGTATTGTTAACAGCTATAATCACACTCGATATTCACTTGCCgtacattttcttgtaattggAACAATATTTGATCCCTTACTACAACGGCATACATTTTATAAGAATTTTCCAGCAACTGTTAGCAATGAAATTTGATCAACGAATAACTCGTGTGGATTCGGTAATTCGAGATAAATACTAAAACTTCTCTGACCACTAACAAACAAACGGGATGAAAAGAAACAGTGACGGGTTCTGTAACGGTCACTAAATATCGATGGTAGGGCAAAAATGGAGGAAGACGAGCTAAATGATAGAGACGAGGGAGAAACTTTTCGCATATAGACAGGATTTGATAGTTCTGCTGAGGGTGATGATCGTTCGCAGAGAGAAATAATTCACTGTACTAACTAATTGTAATGTTAATATAGTCTCACTGCAGCAGAAAACGTTTCGCAAGCTTGGACAAGTTGATTTAACTTGTAGCAAACTGCAATGATATTAACACTTAAATTCGCTAATCTGGTAGACAACAAAATGTGTcactcaaaaaaattttgtcataaaAACTATACAATTCCAGCCAAAAGTTCTTTACTAAAATATTGAACCCGTGCCTCAcgactgtaaaaaaaaattcaattatatgCATGCTTACGTCACTTTTTCACAATTAGCAACCGCCTTTGGTTCCGgaaatacgattttttaaacctGTCTCAATCTAAATGCATGATTTAACAATAAACCAATATTCAAACTCAtcgagtataatataataattaacaattaaaCGTACCCATCGACGAGGAAGCGAAAAGCGCGACGACGAGCAGAAGAATAGTAATCAACTTAATCATTTTGATAAAGTATCCGGCACCGATTGCAAATGCGATTCTGACAATATGCTTTTAGCGAACTGCGAAATATCCGCCTGACGATTTCTCGCCGATCTATTTCGGCTTTTATACTATTTCCCTCAACGCTCCTCATATAGAGATGCATGTTAGATAAGTCGACGCGGCTGTAAATTCGTTTCGCTGTAATTAGTTACacgttactattattattcggtttcCCTTCTCGCCAATATATTTCTTCTACCTCACTCGCGGTATTTTGTCAACAAGTTTTTACCCGATCCCACCTTCTGCCAGCTCTACTCTACGGATGAATTATTAAAACCCGTGCAGGGAATCCCCGATGTCATTGTATGTGCTTCTTGCAACCTTGATTTTCACTCGAGTTGAACGGCGGATCGTCGATCGGTTGGAACAAAATATACTCACGACCGGTTGGTGTGATGTAAGGTGAACGTATCCTGGCAGGCTGATCGTGAAAGAAGGATCGTCGCGGATTGTAAAGTTTTGATCAGCGGATCAACGCGAAAGCCTGGAAAAATCGGTTTTCGTCAcattgttttggaaaaattggaaCGGAaagttgaattgaaattctgCGTCAAGATCATTTCGATACGACTTATTTTCCACTATTCGCGTCGTGTCTATGAACTGAAAACAAGCAgtaaaaacagtttttctgcgataatttttttcaatatgaaaaaggaaataatCTGTCGGTCTGTTCGACTAACTTCCGCAATGATCTCGAAaatggatgaatgaaaaatctgaaactgatGGGACTTGGTAGCCAATTGAGAAagttttgaaagtaaattagaaaagaaaaaattctgacaaACCTAATCTGtacattgtgaaaaaaagaaatatatagaCTGGGAAAAACGCAATCGTTTATCTAGAAAAAGTTATGTTCATCGATAAAaccttaaaaaatttatttccggtAGAACCGGAAGTTCAAATTAAACAGGAcatggcaatttttcatgcccatcattttcttgcaaaattctgtaagttttagatttttttattaaagcGGTTTCCGAGATCATCGTCAGAGTTTGTTGGTCTCGCCGACATTTTTCTAACAACCGGTTTTTCGGATTCTAGACGTTC
This is a stretch of genomic DNA from Neodiprion fabricii isolate iyNeoFabr1 chromosome 2, iyNeoFabr1.1, whole genome shotgun sequence. It encodes these proteins:
- the LOC124176036 gene encoding ctenidin-3-like, with amino-acid sequence MIKLITILLLVVALFASSSMAQNGGNNGGNGGGGLGNGGGQGGGGGGQPGGGIGGLGGQGNGDGGILGSSGFSGLSGLLGGFGRR